The following are encoded together in the Acanthochromis polyacanthus isolate Apoly-LR-REF ecotype Palm Island chromosome 14, KAUST_Apoly_ChrSc, whole genome shotgun sequence genome:
- the si:ch211-214p13.3 gene encoding nectin-1 isoform X6 — protein MAYTMLLLLLLHQVRETKALRVIGGEKTVVQDGNAVLPCILIETQESLSQISWQRRTREKPQNDNFYTILPTTGPQFVGGEDKRFTFIGNFKGNNGTLLLSSVTLMDEGIYTCIFTLFPSGSHKTEIPLNVLVPPVTSLESNTPTVGKDEVLFATCTAAVSKPPAEVKWNISPLGEKVRAATSATQYTNGTTTTISSLFGVPTLEVNNQSVPCVVTSEALANETLPFTIQVQYPARLCLSLLSQ, from the exons ATGGCGTAcacgatgctgctgctgctgctgcttcaccagGTTAGAGAAACAAAAG CACTCCGGGTGATTGGTGGAGAAAAAACCGTGGTTCAAGATGGAAACGCTGTTTTACCCTGCATACTTATTGAAACTCAGGAGTCCCTCAGTCAGATTTCATGGCAGAGGAGGACCAGAGAAAAACCTCAGAACGACAACTTCTATACTATCCTACCCACAACTGGACCACAGTTTGTTGGTGGAGAGgacaaaagatttacattcattgGGAATTTCAAAGGGAACAATGGAACTCTTCTTTTATCCAGTGTTACCTTGATGGATGAAGGGATCTACACGTGCATCTTCACGTTGTTCCCCAGTGGCAGTCACAAGACGGAGATACCTTTGAACGTGCTTG TGCCTCCAGTGACCAGTCTGGAATCTAATACTCCCACTGTGGGTAAAGACGAGGTGTTGTTTGCTACCTGCACTGCTGCTGTCTCCAAACCTCCTGCAGAAGTGAAGTGGAACATCAGTCCTCTTGGAGAAAAAGTACGTGCGGCAACCAGCGCCACCCAGTATACCAACGGTACAACTACAACCATCAGCTCACTGTTCGGTGTGCCTACCTTGGAAGTTAACAATCAGTCGGTCCCATGTGTCGTCACCAGTGAAGCCCTGGCGAACGAAACTCTGCCCTTCACCATCCAGGTCCAGT
- the si:ch211-214p13.3 gene encoding nectin-1 isoform X5, whose protein sequence is MAYTMLLLLLLHQVRETKALRVIGGEKTVVQDGNAVLPCILIETQESLSQISWQRRTREKPQNDNFYTILPTTGPQFVGGEDKRFTFIGNFKGNNGTLLLSSVTLMDEGIYTCIFTLFPSGSHKTEIPLNVLVPPVTSLESNTPTVGKDEVLFATCTAAVSKPPAEVKWNISPLGEKVRAATSATQYTNGTTTTISSLFGVPTLEVNNQSVPCVVTSEALANETLPFTIQVQFPPMEVNIIKTSPNTFECESKANPPANFTWKSLQILERL, encoded by the exons ATGGCGTAcacgatgctgctgctgctgctgcttcaccagGTTAGAGAAACAAAAG CACTCCGGGTGATTGGTGGAGAAAAAACCGTGGTTCAAGATGGAAACGCTGTTTTACCCTGCATACTTATTGAAACTCAGGAGTCCCTCAGTCAGATTTCATGGCAGAGGAGGACCAGAGAAAAACCTCAGAACGACAACTTCTATACTATCCTACCCACAACTGGACCACAGTTTGTTGGTGGAGAGgacaaaagatttacattcattgGGAATTTCAAAGGGAACAATGGAACTCTTCTTTTATCCAGTGTTACCTTGATGGATGAAGGGATCTACACGTGCATCTTCACGTTGTTCCCCAGTGGCAGTCACAAGACGGAGATACCTTTGAACGTGCTTG TGCCTCCAGTGACCAGTCTGGAATCTAATACTCCCACTGTGGGTAAAGACGAGGTGTTGTTTGCTACCTGCACTGCTGCTGTCTCCAAACCTCCTGCAGAAGTGAAGTGGAACATCAGTCCTCTTGGAGAAAAAGTACGTGCGGCAACCAGCGCCACCCAGTATACCAACGGTACAACTACAACCATCAGCTCACTGTTCGGTGTGCCTACCTTGGAAGTTAACAATCAGTCGGTCCCATGTGTCGTCACCAGTGAAGCCCTGGCGAACGAAACTCTGCCCTTCACCATCCAGGTCCAGT TCCCCCCCATGGAAGTGAACATCATTAAAACATCACCAAACACGTTTGAATGCGAGAGTAAAGCAAACCCCCCAGCAAATTTTACCTGGAAAAG